GCATATCCTCCTTACGTTTATAAGCGGTACCTTCACTTTTAGATGCAAGAATTAACTCATCGGCCAACTTCTCTGCCATAGGATGGCCCTTTTTATCGCGTGCAGCTTGAATTAACCACCTTATAGCTAAGGAGAACCTCCTTGAGGCTCTCACCTCACGCGGAACTTGATAAGTAGCACCACCAATCCGGCGTGGCCTCACCTCTACTGTCGGTTTAACATTGTTTATCGCCTGAGATAAAACAGATGTGCCAGCCGTCTTTGTCTTATCTTCGACAATCTTTAATGCATCATAAAATATACGCTCAGCTAAATACTTTTTACCATCCCACATTAGAGAGTTTATAAACTTACCTGCAATTACATTCTTATACTTTGGGTCAGGTTCAACTTCTCTCTCCTCTGCCTTTCTACGTCTCATTTTAGCCCCTCCTTAATATATATATAAACTTTAATTATATTAAAATTCTCAATCTTGTCAAGCTTTTTAAAAGGGAGAAGAAAAATACCTCTATTTCTCTATACCCCTCCCAAATTTCAGTTTAAGATAGCATAGAACTAAACCTTTGTCAAGTTATTTCCGCCACAAAATTCCTAATTCGCTGACTTTTCTTATATATAAATTATTGTGCAAGTTTTGAGGACAGTTCTCTTTTTATCTCCATCTCTTCTTATGTAATATCTTGAGTTATACGATTTTAAAGCAGACTTTCGGGCATGCGTACTCCCAATCCTTCCTCATCAGTTACACGGTTCTCTCCATTTTCTGTAACTACTCCACCTTCCACTATATCCTTTTTTAACATCAAATGACCATCTAAGTCAGCATATTTCACATTTTTCATCGCCAACCCTAAATGTGTAGCTGCTGAAATGCCAATCTTTGTCTCTGTCATACAACCAATCATACAGGGGATGCCAGCCGCCTCTGCTATTGTTATAATCTTCATCCCTTCCATTATACCACCCGATTTCATAAGCTTTATGTTAAATAAGTCGCATACCTCCTGTCTTATTAAATTGATTGCATCTTCTTTTGAATGCAAACTCTCATCCACCATTATAGGAATGCATGTTTTAGCTCGCACAGTTTTAAGTCCTTGAATATCACGGTAAGCTACAGGTTGCTCAATAAACTCAATATCATAGCGCTCAAGTTTCTTTAATACATCTATTGCATCACTCAC
The bacterium genome window above contains:
- the rpsG gene encoding 30S ribosomal protein S7 — its product is MRRRKAEEREVEPDPKYKNVIAGKFINSLMWDGKKYLAERIFYDALKIVEDKTKTAGTSVLSQAINNVKPTVEVRPRRIGGATYQVPREVRASRRFSLAIRWLIQAARDKKGHPMAEKLADELILASKSEGTAYKRKEDMHKMAEANKAFAHYRW